One region of Bradyrhizobium betae genomic DNA includes:
- a CDS encoding PH domain-containing protein codes for MARYIDEILQPGEKVLYSTNAHWIFYFPAIVAWILAIVLFVLSRQTIVEGLVLLCLVGSGLAALAALYWTVKAWFHRWTTETDVTNLRVVHKTGFITRKTFEMSLDKVESVDVDQSIPGRILNYGDVTIRGVGKGFERIKTIASPLAFRNSITAR; via the coding sequence ATGGCGCGCTATATCGACGAGATTCTTCAGCCCGGCGAGAAGGTGCTGTATTCGACCAATGCGCACTGGATCTTCTATTTCCCGGCGATCGTGGCCTGGATCTTGGCTATCGTCCTGTTCGTCCTGTCCCGGCAAACCATCGTTGAAGGGCTCGTGCTGCTGTGTCTTGTCGGCTCCGGCCTAGCGGCTCTGGCGGCGCTGTACTGGACCGTAAAGGCCTGGTTCCATCGCTGGACCACAGAGACCGACGTCACCAACCTGAGGGTCGTCCACAAGACCGGGTTTATTACCCGGAAGACCTTCGAAATGAGCCTCGACAAGGTCGAGAGTGTCGACGTCGATCAGTCGATTCCCGGACGTATTCTCAACTACGGCGATGTGACGATTCGCGGGGTTGGCAAGGGTTTCGAGAGAATCAAAACGATCGCTTCGCCGCTGGCCTTCCGTAATTCGATCACCGCACGATAG
- the prmC gene encoding peptide chain release factor N(5)-glutamine methyltransferase encodes MSTRFTGLSIESARRALAAQLKAAQLDEPGLDARILLGAAVGLDLTGLIAQATRLLTGAEASRLAQHAQRRIAGEPVARILGVREFWGLPFRLSEATLVPRPDTETVVELALEIFRERTTPHPPRIADIGTGSGAILLALLHEIPGAFGVGTDLSLTALKTAKGNAASLGLTDRSAFVACSYAAALRGPFDLIVSNPPYIPSGEIPTLSIEVREHDPHLALDGGNDGYDSYRALIPQAAERLASGGALIVEAGQGQARDIEALMTAAGLTVDRPPRADLAGIPRAVSARKMPP; translated from the coding sequence GTGAGCACCCGCTTCACCGGACTATCGATCGAGAGCGCGCGCCGCGCACTGGCCGCGCAGTTGAAAGCCGCGCAGCTCGACGAGCCCGGGCTCGATGCCCGCATCCTGCTCGGCGCGGCCGTCGGCCTCGACCTCACCGGCCTGATTGCACAAGCCACCCGGCTCCTCACTGGGGCCGAGGCGTCGCGTCTCGCGCAGCATGCACAACGCCGCATCGCCGGTGAGCCAGTGGCGCGGATTCTCGGTGTCAGGGAGTTCTGGGGCTTGCCGTTCCGGCTCTCGGAGGCAACCCTGGTCCCGCGTCCTGATACCGAGACCGTGGTCGAGCTCGCACTCGAGATTTTTCGAGAACGGACGACACCTCACCCGCCGCGCATCGCCGACATCGGCACTGGATCCGGCGCGATTTTGCTCGCGCTGCTGCATGAAATTCCCGGCGCCTTCGGCGTCGGCACCGATCTCAGCCTCACAGCGCTCAAAACCGCGAAAGGCAATGCCGCCTCTCTCGGCCTCACCGACCGCTCGGCATTCGTGGCCTGCTCCTATGCCGCGGCGCTGCGTGGCCCGTTCGATCTCATCGTGTCGAACCCGCCCTACATTCCCTCTGGGGAAATTCCGACCCTGAGCATCGAGGTGCGCGAGCATGATCCGCATCTTGCGCTCGACGGCGGCAATGACGGCTATGATTCCTATCGCGCGTTGATCCCGCAGGCGGCCGAACGACTCGCGTCCGGCGGAGCCCTGATCGTCGAGGCCGGACAGGGCCAGGCCCGGGATATCGAGGCCTTGATGACGGCCGCCGGGTTGACGGTGGACAGGCCGCCCAGGGCGGATTTGGCTGGCATTCCGCGGGCGGTTTCGGCCCGAAAAATGCCCCCATAA
- a CDS encoding methyltransferase domain-containing protein, protein MSIDVVDLREFYSRRLGIVARQMINRGIRERWPNAEGQRVLGVGYPTPYLGLFREDAERCIAFMPAAQGVLKWPTGRPALASLVDEFSLPLPDAAVDRILLVHALEMSDDPAALLREVWRVLSPSGRVIAVIPNRRGVWTRSDNTPFGHGRPYSRSQITDLLRQTWFTPTSWGEALFMPPYAGGWVLKSAQMWERAGAALSLPFAGVHIVEASKQVYRAIPAKRERARLIPALTKPVLVPSSTTVGRN, encoded by the coding sequence ATGAGCATCGACGTCGTTGACCTCAGAGAGTTCTATTCCCGTCGCCTCGGCATCGTGGCGCGGCAGATGATCAATCGCGGCATCAGGGAGCGCTGGCCGAACGCCGAGGGCCAGCGCGTGCTCGGCGTCGGCTATCCGACGCCCTATCTCGGGTTGTTCCGCGAAGATGCGGAGCGCTGCATCGCCTTCATGCCGGCGGCCCAGGGCGTTCTGAAATGGCCGACGGGACGGCCGGCGCTGGCCTCGCTGGTCGATGAATTCTCGCTGCCGCTTCCCGACGCCGCGGTTGACCGCATCCTGCTGGTCCATGCGCTGGAGATGTCGGACGATCCGGCCGCGCTCTTGCGCGAGGTGTGGCGCGTGCTGTCGCCGTCCGGCCGCGTCATCGCGGTGATCCCGAACCGGCGCGGGGTGTGGACCCGCAGCGACAACACGCCGTTCGGTCACGGCCGGCCCTATTCCCGCTCGCAGATCACGGACCTGCTGCGCCAGACCTGGTTCACGCCGACCTCATGGGGCGAGGCGCTGTTCATGCCGCCCTATGCCGGCGGATGGGTGCTGAAATCGGCGCAGATGTGGGAGCGCGCCGGCGCGGCGCTGTCGCTGCCCTTTGCGGGCGTGCACATCGTCGAGGCTTCCAAGCAGGTCTACCGCGCGATCCCCGCCAAGCGCGAGCGGGCGCGGTTGATTCCAGCGCTGACCAAGCCGGTGCTGGTGCCGTCCTCGACGACGGTCGGGCGCAACTGA
- a CDS encoding aspartate kinase, giving the protein MSRLVMKFGGTSVANIERIRNVARHVKREVDAGHEVAVVVSAMSGKTNELVAWCTEASPMHDAREYDAVVASGEQVTSGLLAIVLQSMGIQARSWQGWQIPIKTSDAHASARIEDIDGSEIIKRFQERKEVAVVAGFQGVNPETNRITTLGRGGSDTSAVAIAAAVKADRCDIYTDVDGVYTTDPRIVPKAKRLDKIAFEDMLELASQGAKVLQVRSVELGMVHNMPIFVRSSFDKPEDIDPHANQPPGTLICSEEEIMESHVVTGIAFSKDEAQISVRQIEDKPGVAASIFGPLADANINVDMIVQNVSEDGKTTDLTFTVPAADYTRAKDTITAAKAKIGYSRLDSATDVAKISVIGSGMRSHAGVAAQAFSALAGRNINIRAITTSEIKFSVLIDTAYTELAVRTLHTLYGLDQA; this is encoded by the coding sequence ATGAGCCGCCTCGTGATGAAATTCGGCGGCACATCCGTCGCCAATATCGAACGTATCCGCAACGTCGCACGCCATGTGAAGCGTGAGGTCGATGCCGGCCACGAAGTGGCCGTGGTCGTCTCGGCGATGTCCGGCAAGACCAACGAACTGGTGGCCTGGTGCACCGAGGCCTCGCCGATGCACGACGCGCGCGAATACGACGCCGTCGTCGCCTCCGGCGAACAGGTGACCTCGGGCCTTCTGGCCATCGTGCTCCAGAGCATGGGCATCCAGGCCCGCTCCTGGCAGGGCTGGCAGATCCCGATCAAGACCAGCGACGCCCATGCCTCGGCCCGGATCGAGGACATCGACGGCAGCGAGATCATCAAGCGCTTCCAGGAGCGCAAGGAAGTGGCGGTCGTCGCCGGCTTCCAGGGCGTCAATCCCGAGACCAACCGAATCACCACGCTCGGCCGCGGCGGCTCCGACACCTCGGCCGTGGCGATCGCCGCCGCCGTCAAGGCAGACCGCTGCGACATCTACACCGACGTCGATGGTGTCTACACCACCGACCCGCGAATCGTGCCGAAGGCCAAGCGGCTCGACAAGATCGCATTCGAGGACATGCTGGAACTGGCTTCCCAGGGCGCCAAAGTGCTCCAGGTTCGCTCGGTGGAACTCGGCATGGTCCACAATATGCCGATCTTCGTCCGCTCGAGCTTCGACAAGCCCGAGGATATCGACCCGCATGCCAACCAGCCGCCCGGCACGCTGATCTGCAGCGAGGAGGAGATCATGGAAAGCCACGTCGTCACCGGTATCGCCTTTTCGAAGGACGAGGCCCAGATCTCGGTGCGCCAGATCGAGGACAAGCCGGGCGTCGCCGCGTCGATCTTCGGCCCGCTGGCGGATGCCAACATCAACGTCGACATGATCGTCCAGAACGTGTCCGAGGACGGCAAGACCACCGACCTCACCTTCACGGTGCCGGCCGCGGACTACACCCGCGCCAAGGACACGATTACCGCCGCCAAGGCCAAGATCGGCTATAGCAGGCTGGATTCCGCCACCGACGTCGCCAAGATTTCGGTGATCGGCAGCGGCATGCGCAGCCATGCCGGCGTCGCCGCCCAGGCATTTTCGGCCCTCGCGGGACGGAATATCAACATCCGGGCCATTACAACCTCCGAGATCAAATTCTCGGTTTTGATCGACACTGCCTATACCGAACTCGCGGTGCGCACCCTGCACACGCTCTACGGGCTCGATCAGGCCTAA
- the ubiG gene encoding bifunctional 2-polyprenyl-6-hydroxyphenol methylase/3-demethylubiquinol 3-O-methyltransferase UbiG yields the protein MSMQQDTSSTAPAQPGSTVDAAEIAKFSKLSAEWWDPNGKMAPLHRINPLRLGYIRDAACRKFERNVRSLNSLGGLRVLDIGCGAGLLCEPLSRLGAQVIGVDPSASNIAAAKLHADKGHLAIDYRCTTVEEIDPRERFDIVLAMEVVEHVVDVGVFLKRCAAMLKPSGLMVVSTLNRNWKSFALAIVGAEYVLRWLPRGTHEWNKFVTPDELTKYLLDNRLVITEQTGVVYSPFADKWSLSSDMDVNYMVVAEGMV from the coding sequence ATGAGCATGCAGCAAGATACTTCTTCAACCGCCCCCGCCCAGCCCGGCTCGACCGTCGACGCCGCCGAGATCGCGAAATTCTCCAAACTCTCGGCGGAGTGGTGGGACCCCAACGGCAAGATGGCTCCGCTGCACCGGATCAACCCGCTGCGGCTCGGCTATATCCGTGACGCCGCCTGCCGTAAGTTCGAGCGCAACGTGCGCAGCCTCAACAGTCTCGGTGGCCTGCGTGTGCTCGACATCGGCTGCGGCGCCGGCCTGCTGTGCGAGCCGCTGTCGCGGCTCGGCGCGCAGGTTATCGGCGTCGATCCGTCGGCGAGCAACATCGCGGCGGCGAAGCTGCATGCCGACAAGGGCCATCTGGCGATCGACTACCGCTGCACCACGGTGGAGGAGATCGACCCGCGCGAGCGCTTTGACATCGTGCTGGCGATGGAAGTGGTCGAACATGTGGTCGATGTCGGCGTTTTCCTCAAGCGCTGCGCGGCGATGCTGAAGCCGAGCGGCCTGATGGTGGTCTCGACGCTGAACCGGAACTGGAAGAGCTTCGCGCTCGCCATCGTCGGTGCCGAATACGTGTTGCGCTGGCTGCCGCGCGGCACCCACGAATGGAACAAGTTCGTCACCCCCGACGAGCTGACGAAATACCTGCTCGATAACCGCCTCGTCATCACCGAGCAGACCGGCGTCGTCTACAGCCCGTTCGCCGACAAATGGTCCCTCTCGTCGGACATGGACGTGAACTACATGGTGGTGGCCGAAGGCATGGTGTGA
- the prfA gene encoding peptide chain release factor 1 — MSSLPETKLDVLLAHHASLEAESLSQLSSERYVQVTRELAEITPLIEAVKTYRSAVKELADTEALIADTTTDAEMRGMAEAERDELKPRIEELVQKIRVALLPKDAMDDRNVVLEIRAGTGGDEASLFAGDLFRMYERFASLQGWKVEVISASEGTVGGYKEIIAEVQGRGAFSKLKFESGVHRVQRVPDTETQGRIHTSAATVAVMPEVEEVDVEIKNDDLRIETMRAQGAGGQHVNKTESAIRITHIPTGIVVMMQDSRSQHKNRASAMNILRSRIYDAEQQRLDAARSAERKEKVGSGDRSERIRTYNFPQGRVTDHRINLTLYKLPQVIAGEALGELIDALTTEHQAAQLAAQGVAA, encoded by the coding sequence ATGTCGTCACTCCCCGAAACCAAACTGGACGTTCTACTCGCGCACCACGCCTCGCTCGAGGCCGAATCGCTTAGCCAGCTCTCCTCCGAGCGCTACGTGCAGGTCACGCGCGAGCTCGCCGAAATCACGCCGCTGATCGAGGCGGTGAAGACCTACCGGTCTGCGGTCAAGGAGCTCGCCGACACCGAGGCGCTGATCGCCGACACCACGACGGATGCCGAGATGCGCGGCATGGCCGAGGCCGAACGCGACGAACTCAAGCCGAGGATCGAGGAACTCGTCCAGAAAATCCGCGTCGCGCTGCTGCCCAAGGATGCGATGGACGACCGCAACGTGGTGCTGGAAATCCGCGCCGGCACCGGCGGCGACGAGGCCTCGCTGTTCGCCGGCGATCTGTTCCGGATGTACGAGCGCTTCGCGAGCCTTCAGGGCTGGAAGGTCGAGGTGATCTCGGCGAGCGAAGGCACCGTCGGCGGCTACAAGGAAATCATCGCGGAGGTGCAGGGCCGCGGCGCGTTCTCGAAACTGAAGTTCGAATCCGGCGTGCACCGCGTGCAACGCGTGCCCGACACCGAGACGCAAGGACGCATCCACACCTCGGCGGCAACGGTGGCCGTGATGCCGGAGGTCGAGGAGGTCGACGTCGAGATCAAGAACGACGATCTGCGCATCGAGACCATGCGCGCGCAAGGCGCCGGCGGCCAGCACGTCAACAAGACCGAATCGGCGATCCGCATCACCCACATCCCGACCGGGATCGTGGTGATGATGCAGGACAGCCGCTCGCAGCACAAGAACCGCGCGTCCGCCATGAACATCCTGCGCTCGCGCATCTACGACGCCGAGCAGCAGCGCCTCGATGCCGCACGCTCGGCCGAACGCAAGGAGAAGGTCGGCTCCGGCGACCGCAGCGAGCGCATCCGTACCTATAATTTCCCGCAAGGGCGCGTCACCGATCACCGCATCAATTTGACGCTCTACAAGCTGCCGCAGGTGATTGCGGGCGAAGCGCTCGGCGAATTGATCGACGCGCTGACCACCGAGCACCAGGCCGCCCAGCTTGCCGCGCAGGGTGTTGCAGCGTGA
- a CDS encoding EamA family transporter, with amino-acid sequence MFTIASLWIPFTVIAALGQVARNAMQRSLTKPLGTWGATNIRFLFGFPFSLLFLGVVLIATGDHLSMPPSVFWPWLLLGALSQIVATGLMLLAMNDRSFVVTTAYLKTEAIQTAIFGFVFLGDHLTWLKVLAIVVATIGVVITALRPGGEKSFAELKPTITGLVAAAAFALSAVGFRGAIINVPGVSFVTSASFTLVLGLFVQTLILTIYLLWRAPKVLQAILGLWKPSLLAGFMGAFASQFWFLAFALTAAANVRTLALIEVLFAQGVAYYSFKQPIAAREIIGIALIVIGVAVLVGA; translated from the coding sequence ATGTTCACCATCGCCAGCCTCTGGATTCCCTTCACCGTCATCGCTGCGCTCGGCCAGGTCGCGCGCAATGCGATGCAGCGGTCGTTGACGAAGCCGCTGGGGACGTGGGGGGCGACCAATATCCGCTTCCTGTTCGGCTTCCCGTTCTCGCTGCTGTTTCTGGGTGTGGTGCTGATCGCGACCGGCGATCATCTCAGCATGCCGCCGTCGGTGTTCTGGCCATGGCTACTGCTGGGCGCGCTCAGCCAGATCGTCGCGACCGGCCTGATGCTGCTCGCGATGAACGACCGCTCCTTCGTGGTGACGACGGCGTACCTGAAGACAGAGGCGATCCAGACCGCGATCTTCGGCTTCGTCTTCCTCGGCGATCACCTCACCTGGCTGAAGGTGCTGGCGATCGTGGTCGCGACCATCGGCGTCGTCATCACCGCGCTGCGGCCGGGCGGCGAGAAGAGCTTTGCCGAGCTAAAGCCGACCATCACGGGTCTCGTTGCGGCGGCGGCCTTCGCGCTGTCGGCGGTGGGTTTTCGCGGCGCGATCATCAACGTGCCCGGCGTCTCCTTCGTGACCTCGGCGTCGTTCACGCTGGTGCTCGGCCTGTTCGTGCAAACGCTGATCCTGACGATCTATCTGCTCTGGCGCGCGCCAAAGGTGCTGCAGGCGATCCTGGGACTATGGAAGCCGTCGCTGCTCGCCGGCTTCATGGGCGCCTTCGCCTCGCAATTCTGGTTCCTGGCGTTCGCGCTGACGGCCGCCGCCAATGTCCGCACGCTCGCTCTGATCGAGGTGCTGTTCGCGCAAGGCGTGGCGTACTACTCGTTCAAGCAGCCGATCGCAGCGCGCGAGATCATCGGCATCGCGCTGATCGTGATCGGCGTGGCGGTGCTGGTGGGGGCTTAG
- the gloB gene encoding hydroxyacylglutathione hydrolase, with protein MAAEIRTFNCLNDNFGYLIHDVETKATASIDAPEAGPILKALEREGWQLTDILITHHHGDHVGGVAELKQKYNCRVVAPHDKTAKIANVDLRVANGDVIKIGNLLARVVETPGHTLDHISYVFDNEKTLFAADTLFSIGCGRVFEGDYPMMWDSLLKLRALPDDFKLYCGHEYTASNVKFALTVDPDNAALQARAAEVAKLRADNKPTIPSLLGDEKRANVFLRADAPEVAARLHMKGADPAAVFGELRERKNKS; from the coding sequence ATGGCCGCCGAAATTCGTACTTTCAACTGTTTAAACGACAATTTCGGTTATCTGATCCACGATGTGGAAACCAAGGCGACGGCGTCGATCGACGCGCCGGAGGCAGGTCCCATCCTGAAGGCGCTGGAGCGCGAGGGCTGGCAGCTCACCGACATCCTGATCACTCACCATCATGGCGATCATGTCGGCGGGGTCGCCGAGCTCAAGCAGAAATACAATTGCCGCGTCGTCGCGCCGCATGACAAGACGGCGAAGATCGCCAACGTCGACCTGCGCGTCGCCAATGGCGACGTGATCAAGATCGGCAATCTGCTCGCGCGCGTCGTCGAGACGCCCGGCCACACGCTCGACCACATCTCCTACGTGTTCGACAACGAGAAGACGCTGTTCGCCGCCGACACGCTGTTCTCGATCGGCTGCGGCCGCGTGTTCGAAGGCGACTACCCGATGATGTGGGACTCGCTGTTGAAGCTGCGGGCGCTGCCCGACGACTTCAAGCTCTATTGTGGTCACGAATACACCGCGTCCAACGTCAAGTTCGCGCTCACGGTCGATCCGGACAACGCGGCGCTGCAGGCGCGCGCGGCGGAAGTCGCGAAGCTGCGGGCCGACAACAAGCCGACGATCCCCTCACTGCTTGGTGACGAGAAGCGAGCAAACGTGTTCCTGCGGGCTGATGCGCCCGAGGTCGCAGCCAGGCTACACATGAAGGGTGCGGATCCCGCCGCGGTGTTCGGCGAACTGCGCGAGCGCAAAAACAAATCCTGA
- a CDS encoding cupin domain-containing protein: protein MPTAAEIIARLELRPHPEGGHYRETFRDQTSDANGRSRSTLIYFLLARGERSHWHRIDAVETWHYYAGSPLMLRIAHDGCSQHEVRLGINLTGGERPQGIVPANAWQMAETTGEWTLVGCTVAPAFEFAKFELAPKGWEP from the coding sequence ATGCCGACCGCAGCCGAGATCATCGCACGCCTCGAACTCCGCCCGCATCCCGAAGGCGGACATTACCGCGAGACGTTTCGCGACCAGACCAGCGATGCCAACGGCCGCTCGCGCTCGACCCTCATCTACTTCCTGCTCGCACGCGGCGAGCGTTCGCACTGGCACCGGATCGATGCGGTCGAGACCTGGCACTATTATGCGGGCAGCCCGCTGATGCTGCGCATCGCGCATGACGGCTGCTCCCAGCACGAGGTGCGGCTTGGCATCAATCTGACTGGCGGCGAGCGACCGCAGGGAATCGTGCCGGCGAATGCCTGGCAGATGGCGGAGACGACGGGCGAGTGGACGCTGGTCGGCTGCACCGTGGCGCCTGCGTTCGAATTTGCGAAGTTCGAGCTGGCGCCGAAGGGCTGGGAGCCCTAG
- a CDS encoding DUF4167 domain-containing protein, protein MRNGQNKQRMRNRNNNNNNNNNNRRGQNPMTRVYESNGPDIKIRGTASHIAEKYLQLARDARSSGDPVAAENYYQHAEHYFRLIATAQEQFRQNQQPRGDEPISSNSGDDGEDDGENFSNFGQEPGFVPQPQQQPFVRDGQRDHQQRDNQPSYQRDNQQPREHRERDHRPQPQYQPPQPLNQPQPVVADTGSVDRLPSFITGPQPQVNGGANGAPGSFEGGGERFPRRRRRPHGPRPEREAAPAGSSDEVAPGE, encoded by the coding sequence ATGAGAAACGGTCAGAACAAGCAGCGGATGCGCAACCGCAACAATAATAACAACAACAACAATAATAACCGGCGCGGCCAGAACCCGATGACCCGGGTCTACGAATCCAACGGGCCCGACATCAAGATCCGCGGCACCGCCTCGCACATCGCTGAAAAGTATCTCCAGCTCGCGCGCGACGCACGCTCCTCCGGCGACCCCGTGGCAGCCGAGAACTACTACCAGCACGCCGAGCATTATTTCCGCCTGATCGCAACGGCCCAGGAACAGTTCCGCCAGAACCAGCAGCCGCGCGGCGACGAGCCGATCAGCAGCAACAGCGGCGACGACGGCGAGGACGACGGCGAGAATTTCTCGAACTTCGGCCAGGAGCCGGGCTTCGTCCCGCAGCCGCAGCAGCAACCCTTCGTTCGTGACGGCCAGCGCGATCACCAGCAGCGCGACAACCAGCCTTCCTATCAGCGCGACAACCAGCAGCCGCGCGAACATCGCGAACGCGACCACCGTCCGCAGCCGCAATATCAGCCGCCGCAGCCGCTGAACCAGCCCCAGCCCGTCGTTGCCGATACCGGCAGCGTCGATCGCCTGCCCTCCTTCATCACCGGCCCGCAGCCGCAGGTGAACGGCGGCGCGAATGGTGCTCCGGGCAGCTTCGAGGGCGGTGGCGAGCGCTTCCCGCGCCGGCGTCGCCGGCCGCATGGCCCGCGTCCCGAACGCGAAGCCGCTCCAGCCGGCTCGAGCGACGAAGTGGCCCCCGGCGAGTAG
- the ptsP gene encoding phosphoenolpyruvate--protein phosphotransferase → MRSASGGPRVLLRRLRETMAEQVSAQERLDKIVVLIAANMVAEVCSVYVLRIDNTLELYATEGLNREAVHHTVLSAHEGLVGLVASEATPLNLSDAQSHPAFSFRPETGEEIYHSFLGVPILRAGNTLGVLVVQNRAKRNYVEEELEALQTTAMVLAELIASGELSALAQPGQEPAARHSAQKVGAILSEGIALGHVVLHEPRVVIKDYIAEDLPKEIKRLDTALAKLRADLDRMLERGDVAEGGEHREVLEAYRMFANDQGWSHKLHEAVATGLTAEAAVERVQSDTRARMLRSTDPYLRDRLHDLEDLGYRLMRQLVGQDHAPSREQLPDNAIVIARAMGPAALLDYDRKRLRGIVLEEGTANSHVSIVARALGIPAVGEVPNAPGIADPGDAIIVDGTSGAIYVRPSQEVEAAFAERVRFRARRQAQYLALRDRPCVTKDGQKVELMINAGLAIDLPHIEDTGSAGIGLFRTELQFMVGQSLPRTSDQLALYRTVLDAAGPKPVTFRTLDIGGDKALPYMEAVIEENPALGWRAIRLGLDRPGLLRGQIRALLRAGGGRALRIMFPMISEVAEFDSAKALVERELTYLRQHGHTLPERIDIGTMVEVPALLYQLDELLKKVDFISVGSNDLFQFLFAVDRGNAKVSERFDTMSAPILRVLREIARKSNAAKKSLSLCGEMASKPIGALALIAMGYRSLSLSATALGPVKALVIDLDAKKAEAMLDPLLDAPSGSVSIRQKLTEFAEAEGLAL, encoded by the coding sequence ATGCGGAGCGCGTCGGGAGGTCCCCGCGTCTTGTTGAGACGGCTCCGCGAAACCATGGCGGAGCAGGTCTCGGCCCAGGAGCGGCTGGACAAGATCGTGGTGCTGATCGCCGCCAACATGGTGGCCGAGGTGTGCTCGGTCTATGTGCTGCGCATCGACAACACGCTCGAGCTCTACGCCACCGAAGGCCTCAACCGCGAGGCCGTCCACCACACCGTGCTGAGCGCCCATGAGGGCCTGGTCGGCCTCGTCGCCAGCGAGGCGACCCCGCTCAACCTCAGCGACGCGCAGAGCCACCCGGCCTTCTCGTTCCGCCCCGAGACCGGCGAAGAAATCTACCACTCCTTCCTCGGCGTGCCGATCCTGCGCGCCGGCAACACGCTCGGCGTGCTGGTGGTGCAGAACCGCGCCAAGCGCAATTATGTCGAGGAAGAGCTCGAGGCGCTGCAGACCACCGCGATGGTGCTGGCGGAGCTGATCGCCTCCGGCGAATTGTCCGCACTCGCCCAGCCAGGCCAGGAGCCCGCCGCGCGCCATTCGGCGCAGAAGGTCGGCGCGATCCTGTCGGAAGGCATCGCGCTCGGCCATGTCGTGCTCCACGAGCCGCGCGTGGTCATCAAGGACTACATCGCCGAGGACCTGCCGAAGGAAATCAAGCGGCTCGACACCGCGCTGGCCAAGCTGCGCGCCGATCTCGACCGCATGCTGGAGCGCGGCGACGTTGCCGAGGGCGGCGAGCACCGTGAGGTGCTGGAAGCCTACCGCATGTTCGCCAACGATCAGGGCTGGTCGCACAAGCTGCACGAGGCGGTCGCCACCGGCCTCACGGCGGAAGCCGCCGTCGAGCGCGTGCAGTCCGACACCCGCGCGCGCATGCTGCGCTCGACCGACCCCTATTTGCGCGACCGGCTGCATGATCTCGAGGACCTCGGCTACCGCCTGATGCGGCAGCTGGTCGGGCAGGATCACGCGCCGTCACGTGAACAATTGCCCGACAATGCCATCGTCATCGCGCGCGCGATGGGGCCGGCGGCGCTGCTCGACTACGACCGCAAGCGCCTGCGCGGCATCGTGCTGGAGGAAGGCACCGCCAATTCCCACGTCTCGATCGTCGCGCGCGCACTCGGAATCCCCGCGGTCGGCGAAGTGCCGAACGCGCCCGGCATCGCCGATCCCGGCGACGCCATCATCGTCGACGGCACCTCGGGCGCGATCTATGTGCGCCCGTCGCAGGAGGTCGAGGCGGCCTTCGCCGAGCGCGTGCGCTTCCGTGCCCGCCGCCAGGCGCAATATCTGGCGCTGCGCGACCGGCCCTGCGTCACCAAGGACGGCCAGAAGGTCGAGCTGATGATCAACGCAGGTCTTGCCATCGACCTGCCGCATATCGAGGACACCGGCAGCGCCGGCATCGGCCTGTTCCGCACCGAGCTGCAATTCATGGTCGGCCAGAGCCTGCCGCGCACCAGCGACCAGCTCGCGCTGTATCGCACCGTGCTGGATGCCGCGGGCCCCAAGCCCGTCACCTTCCGCACGCTCGACATCGGCGGCGACAAGGCGCTGCCCTATATGGAAGCCGTGATCGAAGAAAACCCCGCGCTCGGCTGGCGCGCGATCCGGCTCGGGCTCGACCGTCCCGGCCTTTTGCGCGGCCAGATCCGCGCGCTGCTGCGTGCCGGCGGCGGCCGCGCGCTGCGCATCATGTTCCCGATGATCTCGGAGGTCGCCGAGTTCGACTCGGCGAAGGCGCTGGTCGAGCGCGAGCTGACTTATCTGCGCCAGCACGGCCACACGCTGCCTGAAAGAATCGACATCGGCACCATGGTCGAGGTGCCCGCTTTGCTCTACCAGCTCGACGAGCTCCTGAAGAAGGTCGACTTCATCTCGGTCGGCTCCAACGATCTGTTCCAGTTCCTGTTCGCGGTCGATCGCGGCAACGCCAAGGTCTCCGAGCGCTTCGACACCATGTCGGCACCGATCCTGCGCGTGCTGCGCGAGATCGCACGCAAGTCCAACGCCGCGAAGAAATCGCTGTCGCTCTGCGGCGAGATGGCCTCGAAACCGATCGGCGCGCTCGCCCTGATCGCGATGGGCTATCGCTCGCTGTCGCTGTCGGCGACCGCGCTCGGCCCGGTCAAGGCGCTGGTCATCGACCTCGACGCGAAAAAGGCCGAGGCGATGCTCGACCCGCTGCTGGATGCGCCCTCCGGCAGCGTCTCGATCCGGCAGAAGCTGACGGAATTTGCCGAGGCTGAAGGCCTGGCGTTGTAG